The following nucleotide sequence is from Diospyros lotus cultivar Yz01 chromosome 3, ASM1463336v1, whole genome shotgun sequence.
GGGGAAAAAACTGATTTTGGTCTGATTTGGACTTTTTAACGGGTCATCTCCAAAATAAGCTATAAGTTTCTTGAAAATTAGAACAAAATTAAGAATACATTAATGATAAAGAAACAAAACTGGCACAAGCCaagagtgattaattttttggattttattttacACCACAGAACCCATGGACTTGTATTGACCTTTAGTCATATTTCATATTTCCAATTTAGTAAATAATTAAGTATGAGAAATAGATTGCTTTGGGTTTTggctaaaaaaaatttctttttggggtttaatttcaatataaatttaatccTAGTTGGGATTTTATAGTATTTATTAACCTGAATCTGTTTGAAAGTACATATATTAAGACTTCATCATTCAATTTTCAAGGTCATGGGTTGCTTTGCAAAGTTTATCTCTTTTTGGAAATTATTTCTGTACATAATTCTTGTGAAGATTTCTGTGCTATGATATGTGatgaattcaaatttatttggaaaaaaatattactgtGAAAGTTTgtgatgaaatattttttgagaaaatttgctTTATTATGGTGTATACATATTAAGATCATATAAAGGGACCACGTTAATAAAACTTCAGAGGACAATAATGATAGGAATTCACCCTCACTAGGGCTAGAGGAGTGACTCTAATTCTATAATAGCTAGAGGAGTGGTTCTAATTCTCAATGTTAGGAATAGACTTGGTATGTCCTTGTGATCTCAATTGGATCCACTTAGGGAAAATGCATGCCATGCGACCTTTTGGTGACTTGTGCAATGTGAATCCTTTAGCTTAGTATTGCTCGATAAGGAAACATTCGACTACAAGTGCAACAACAATGATCCCTAGgcttaatcccattaggtgtGGTTGACTCCATGCATTCTAGCTTTCTAACCATCTCAAGAGTCTAGTTGTGttcatatcttttgtaaggccgtAATACTCCATGTCAtgttgtcacgaccctaagggtattattgtaattagacTGATGGTGAATAAGCCTATTGTACTAAAGCAGTTACAGCTTAAGTAGTTTGTACCTATTCAGTTATGTCATAACAACCAAGGGAGGGAAGAAGCCTATAAAAGGCCATGTGCTAGAGGATGGGAATCATGAATGAGAATACTGATTCtttccctctaatttcttctctctctctctctctctctcgaattctccctcctttcaaattctccctcccaATTCTCTATCTGTTCTATAATTCCAGAATTGGCCTAGCCTCAGATCCGAGGCTTGACACATGTTTAAGCTTTTTCTACCAAGTCTTCTTTAGTCTTCATTCTAAATTTCTTCCATTCTATCAACTCATTCCATAGGTGCTCTTATTGGTCTTCATCTCATATGTCTAAGTCATTTTAATTGCATCTCGAACATCTTATCATCAATAGATCCAACTTTAATGCGTataattttgtttctatttttatcttttctttgtatatcTATATTAAGTTATTAACATTCTCATCTTAGTTATGCTCATATGTTGTACATGTTTGTACTTTACTACCCAACAAGTTGAACTATACAACAAAGATGGTCTTAAGAGTCTTCCTATAGAACTTTTCTTTTTAGCTTTAAAGTGATTTTAAAGCTAGATATACTTCTTCACTTTAATCATCTTGCCTTGATTCTATGAGCAACATCCTCAATATCTCCTCAAtaagatatttatttgtttCCCTGAGTTTTTTGCAAGATTTTAAGGTTTTACTTGCTACATCATTTCATGAGAAAGTTTACAAATAAATCTCCATTTTTTgggaaatttatctaaaaattaaagcgtgttttattatattacaaaaaatttaacattttattttatattaattattgcaAATTCTAATATCTACTGAGTTATGAGTTTAGTCCTTAACTTTAAACATTTTAGAGGAACAAGAGCTATTAGCTCAAATTCTGGTGTTGGGGACTTTCTATCGTGACCTTTTAGGATCAAATTTATGGTGtaattatttgtttaaaatAGCAAACAGGGAATGTGATGTGTTCAGATAAGTTAGATAGGTTGAATTTTGAAGAGTATTTGAAAAAAGTTCATGGGGtgtgtacatatacatatattactGTTAACTGAAATTTAGTTTATGTTTTAACTCAGGCTTTCGTCTTCCGTAGGCTAAGCTTCTCATGGCCGGTATTGCCCCTAAGTGGGTTGTGACACTTATAGACTAATACATTGTGTCAACTCTATCCACCCAGGAACTAGAGAAAGAACTgggattgatttatttgatttaggatTAAAATTTTGGACtgttttttccttgttttgacCAGCACTTGGGTGTTTTTACTTTATCATTCATCATTAATTGCACCTTACCTTAACTAGGTTAGGGTTGACGACACAACATTCTTAATATCagttgacttctaaaagtcatattgacaatacaaatccatacaAAAGAGCAATAtggcaaaattttatgttaaatgcCCTTCTTGATGCAACCCTCTAGTGAGGGAATGACGAGATAAAATTCCTACACCATTTTTGGTATGGAAAAGTTTCATGGGATGGTGGTGAAGGAAGATAATGTCAAAGTATGACTTTACTTCTTGCGaacaaattgatttttaaattaatgaatgCAGTTAACTTTGTAGTAGGAGCCAAGGGATTCTGCAGTTTTATTGTTCAGTATTTACGTTATTTTGGTGCTATGTTGAGTAATTTAAGTAATTGCCATTTTATTCTCACCATCTTAATGTAAGATTCTTTAAGCTTACCAGGAAAAAAAAGTTAGATTCTTTAAActtattctgttttcttttgttttggtaCATTCTCGTGTTTCGTTTTACCTCACTGTAATACTTAATTTTGCAGGTTTTCAGCCTTGTGAGGTTGGGTTTTTGGATTCAGTCAATAATCTTGTTGAGCCAAAGGAATATGCAAATTTCACAGAATTTTCCATTGGGTACATTGATAGAGAGAAGAAACCCTTTCAGAATGATCAATTTAAACTGAGATTTGGAGGACATCAAACCcttgaagaaagagagaaatccTTCTATGCAAGGAATCAAACAATCCACTGTGGTTTTGTAAAAGGACCAGAAGGATATGAAAGCACTGGATTTGATTTGGATGAGAAGGACAAGTCATACATGCATACCTGTAGTGTTGCAGTATCATCTTGCATTTTTGGTAGCTCTGATTTTTTGAGGCGGCCTGCCAGCAAACTGGTATATGAGCTATTCTCTCTCAGTGCACCTCATATTTGTGAGGCATTTAGTTGCTTTTCCCCTTTCTTGTTTGGTAGCTGGATGCTGCTTCTGCAACCCCGCAGCATAATTCAATGGAACTTTTAGTGTTTATTTACCTAGTAATTCCTTTAAACTTCTATtacttgacaaaatattttgaagagGCACTACCACAGGTAATTAAAttgtgatttattatttttggacATTACATAAGACCCTGGAAAGAAGTTGACTAATAAAGGCAGAGAGGTGGTTTCCAACTCTCCTGATTGTGGTAGCAGAAAACTCATTCAACAAAATGTGCTGTTTGTGAAGACATTTACAGTTCGATATACAGCTTGATCAGGATCTGTTTCCTTCACTGATAACTCTAATTGTTAATTTCACAAGtccttaactttttttttttttttttaaactttgttCTGTTTTAATTTGCATTGAGCCCTTACCTCTTTACCCTTATGATAATTGAACTCACAAAGCACGTCCAATAATAAGTGCTTTGGTGTATATTATTTGCAGATGGTCGTGTCTTGATGGATGAGAGAAAAGGTGTGAACAATAAACTTGAATTATGGAGGAATACATTAGAATCCAAAGGCTTTAAATTAAGTAGGTTGAAAACCAAGTATGCGGAATGTAAGTAAGGTAAAATAGAAGTGTGAATGAAAGATCAATTTTGATGTCttggatcaattgttctaaaagaGGGGGGAGATTATGGAGATTactcatagaattaaggcaataTGGTTAATGGAGAAGTGTGTTGGTATTTTATATGATCTTAGAATTCCTTTAAAGCTTAAAAGGAAGTTTTATTGGGTGGCTATAAGAGCTTTTTATTGTATAAGTCAAAATGTTGGCTAGCTAAGCTTCAACATGAGTAAAGTATGAATGTAGCTAAGATGAAATGTTATGGTGGACGTgtggtaataaaataaaagataaaataagagtCAAGATAATTCATGATAAGATTGTAGTGGCGTgcattgaagataagatgcgagaatcatgattaagatggtttggaaATGTGAAGAAGAATGAACACATCATTTGTGAGTCGAGTaaatgaaatggaagaaaattgtagcaaaagagggagagaaatactaaagaaaattttGTGACACAAAACCAAAAGGGAGAATGCAAGAACAGCTAAAAACTAAACTCAACTCAATTCTCAAATTCAATATCAATAATCACAGTCTGCTTAATAATACACATCAAAAGGATATATATCTACTATAGATCCTACCTAATAGGGAAACatgatcaaatatcaaaatcctATCATAATTTGAATGGAAATATAATCTTTCCAGAACTACttaggaaagaaataaacaaagaaggaaataaaatatactaacacttaaatgaataaaaatattaatttttatattttttcctagAATTATATCTTCCCAAATATTTCCTTTCATGTCCCCTATCATTTAGTAGGAAACCCTTAGACATGGCACGtgatataatggccttacagaGGGTATGGTCACGAATAGGGATAGATGGAGGTTTAGAATTCGTGTGCCCCACCTAGTGGGTATTAGTGCTTCTGATTGATGTTGTTCTGTTACGGCAGTTATCTGTGCTTAGCTTTGTACACCATTTCACACAAGCATTCCTGCTTTAGAGTCTTCTTGTTGTAATGTAACATCCTGATTAGGTGCTGTGCCTGCCTTTCTTAGATAAACTGTAATTTCTTTGCTATTACCTTGTTAATTGTCTATAACAACAATACATATTCTCACTTATACAAGTCCTACATGTTTTTTATGTGTTGCTTTAGCTTTTCTGCATTAACTTTTGGATGGTATGCAGTGTTAAAGCTTCTTTTCTGTTTGCAGGTTAGTGAATACTCCAAGAAGaatgtttgttttgttatgtTTGTAGACAAGCAAACACTGTTGAAATTATCAGCTGATGGGAATGTTCCTGATGACAGAGGAAATATTGGGTTATGGAGAATAGTTGTTGTAAAGAACTTACCCTACAAGGACATGCGCAAAACTGGAAAGGTGCCGAAATTTCTATCACATCGTCTCTTCCCTTATTCTAGGTGATTCTCACACCAAATTTTTGTAGACTTGTGGTTCTAAAccatattatttctttttttgctgACATCCATAGACTAATACTTTGTGTATTTTCTTGTTCTCTGATGGTCTCGTAGGTATTCTATTTGGCTTGACAGCAAGATGCGACTTTTAACTGATCCTATGCTGATCATTGAATACTTTTTGTGGCGAACAAGATCAGAGTATGCTATTTCAAATCATTATACTCGCCACTGTGTTTGGGAGGAGGTACTCCAGAATAAGCGTCTGAATAAATACAACCATACGGCTATTGATGAACAATTTGTCTTTTACCAATCTGATGGTCTCACCAAGTTTGACACGTCAGATCCAAATATGCCTCTTCCAAGTTGTGCGTCACTGttcacacaatttttttaattatttattattctgGAGATTGCCTTCTTCCTTTGTCTACAATTTCTTGCTCTTCGTTTCACATATACTTTGCATTCTGCAGATGTACCTGAAGGTTCATTTATTGTTAGGGCACATACACCGAtgtcaaatttattttcatgcCTTTGGTTTAATGAAGTTGACCGTTTTACATCTCGTGACCAACTGAGCTTTGCATATACTTTCTTGAAGTTGAAAAGGATGAATCCGGATAAGCCATTCTTTCTAAATATGTTTAAGGTAAGGTTTTTGCTAAAGGAGTCTACATATCTTTCCAATTACTTTGTGCATAGTCTGTATAATTGGTGACTACTGCTTCAAGTACACTGTTTGTAAAGTTTTGATTTCTCTACCCAAGAACTGTGGTCATCTTGCTTCTTGGTTCTTTTAGTAATGCCATCGACCCGTGCCTTGATTTAGAACCATTCTGCACATAGACTTGCTTGTACCAGACATTTTGAAAGTACCCCTCTCAGCTTAACAGTAGTTTTTTTATATTGAACTTCTTGATGTTGATCAAACTTCTTGTCCGGAATGCGtgtggggtgtgtgtgtgtgtttgcgGCTTAAATTAATGGGTTGAGGTGTGTTATTATGTTCAGCTAAGATTGGTAGGTTGATTAAAGATTCTGTGATTTAGTGACTGGAAGCTGTATTACTGTGTCATTGAAAATTAAcacaaaatctaaaaattatattccaaGTTTGTTTCCACGCTTTTGGATTATGCCATGGCACTGGCATGGATCCATGCATAACACTTATATTTAACTGTTACCGGTACCACTGAATACATAAAGCAAATGGCACAATACGCTAGGTCAAGAACTTGAAATTTGATCTTCTATGTCTGCAGGACTGTGAGCGAAGAGCAATGGCCAAGCTATTTAGTCATAGGATAGTGTTTACTCCACCCGCTTCTTGAAATTCGTTTAGGGTCTATGTGGGGTAAGGCAAAATGTGCTATTTCTCCTTTAGTTGTTCTCTGTTCTTTTTTCCCTTGTTATTTCttcactctttttcttttttcaactcACTCTATATCGTTTGAACGATGATGGGCCCAAATAAGCATATGATATCTGTGTGTTTGCAACAGTTCTCTTTTAGTTTGACCTCCCAatctatttgttttttaattttacttctGGTTGAGCAACTGCAGCAGAGTTCCATTTTCGAAGTTCTGCACCCTTTTGGGGGCGGGCTAGGTTGCTTCATTGCAGAATTGTCCAAATCTGGCCGCTACTGCTTCAACATTGGAATAAAATGAAAGCATCGTTTCGACTGGTGATTTTGACCTTCTCTTTTATGTCTGGTTGTGCCCATACTATAGCACTTAGGGTGTCGataacaaaataagataaaacaaATGTAGCTTTGGAAATGTCAAGTGTCTAACATATATTACATGGATGAACGATTGTGTTGTGTAGTAATTAGGGGACAACGTCCTATCCAACCAGAACCTGTATATTTCCTCGTTCAACCTCGTTTTGCATGTTTAGTGCATTCCTCATCATTTCAACTGAACACAAAGCATTCTTTGTTTGTTGCCATCCTGAATATGCATTCTTATTCATGTGATGCTCTTGAAgattctctttatttcttctcaTGGAGAAATTGGTGATATAGTGGTCATGTTTGGGTAAAGTTGATGTGCATGGAGGGAGAAAAAATGTAGATAAGCATGTTTGAAAAATACTAGATAAAAAGTcatgtaatttcttttttaatagttgtcaaataagtttaacaaatacattataatgcttttcatatcttatattttctaGTCTACGtcttagttaacaaatactacttTTAGATATAACTTACCAACTCCAGTTTTTTTGGTTGGTATTCTAACCAttagtcaatttttttattatttttttgcataattaagtagtgtttgttaattaatatatggatcgaaaaagataagatatgaaaaatatttcaggtttttgtcattttcaatatatttgttaaatttatctgatgatttttaaaaaaattacgtgattttttattttgatttttttagatatggttatctcttccatttttttcaaaataaatatattttagtctttataaataaacaaaaatgacATTTGTATTTTTcagtacattttaaaaaaattaacacaatttgataaaacttttagaatattttataattttatcttgatcattttatattttgctgtgaaaagtattttaattttattttgatataactttatcttatttattttaacaaacgcatTAATTTCTCTATCCAACTTAACATGGGCACAACTTACATGCCAATTATGTGATTGCCATACTTAGCATACAAAATTTTTTGCGTAAAACAATCGCTAACATTACTTTATGACAAATATGTGTTTGTTAttacatcaatcaataaaaaatatttaatctttaaaatgtataaCTAATACATAGCCTTAAAATAATGATGCATTAAATACTCCTTAATCATTAAAGGCCAAgctttaatataaaaaaaaaatgaaactacctttatatatatatcataatagtaatattaaattttaactgtaaatcaaaattaattacataaaatttaattctctaTTCATTTTCTCATGCATAATAATTACCTTTGTCTCTAAGAATGGTTCATCGCGACCCAACCCTTACTGTAAACATGAGGCCATAGGTTCAAACTTTTACTAtgtgaacatttttttttattttttatgtacaagaaaataatcacttttaaattataatcataattaaaACACAAGTACATTAAATACAAAGGTTACTGTGTGATGTTAGCTAGTTTTTAGCATTTCACATTTGATTGGTTTAAATAACTTAAACTCTGGCTAGCTTACACACTATCTCATTtgcatttttaaaaagttaGGAAGAGTTAAATCTTTACGAGAAGTAGTGTTTAAGTTAGTTCAAGAAGAATAATGTTAACTAAGTAAAGATGATTATGTCCCaaataattcttgtatttttaatcaattctCTTTAATATAGTAAAGCCAATATTGTCACTGGTCGTcgtttttttctcattttgtaagtcagaaaaaaagaaacaagtaaTTTTCGTCTCTTtcttttggatttcaaattgtCGAaatccattacaataataacaaacatCAATATCtatcttttttctccttttctttctccccaTTATGATCAAACTACAATgtagaattcattttttttcctttctccttccgtctctttttttttttattgggttTTAGATTGTCAAAACCTATCATAATACACATCACTGGATTCTATCGTTGTGATGGGCTTTAGGCAAAACTCGTTAGcttagtaaatttttaattttttttatttatatatatatatgtttgaaaatatacatttattaaatataaatttaacatctCTATTATCAAGTTTATTATACAATTAGttaatatatgttataataCATTACGgatacaattaattaaatttttatctaaatattatatttaaatatttttgtactaaaataaataatatgtcaTTTTTGTAACttctttaattgttttatttttatttttaccaattaatagttttatatatattttgtttaaatactTTATTACGATAAATGCCCTTCAAGTTGTAACGTAAAGCAAACAAAGAATATAAAGGCTTCCTTCCAGTGAGCTGAGCTCCATCAATCAAACACAAGTAGAAGTGGAAGACGAAGGGGTCGAGGTTAGCAATGGAGGCCGGCCCTTTGTTCAGAGCCCTTAAACCTCTGAATTTGAAGCTCTCTTCTTCATCGGTGCGACGCTCTTCCATATCTCCTGCTCTTCATCCAGGTAGTTTTTGCTTTCTCCATCGAAGATTCTTTTCGTATCGTCGCTTCGTCCGCGTCTACTTAGGTTAGgtttttccttctattttccCTTCATTTGGAAACGATTTATAGTCTCTCTCccgctcgctcgctcgctcgcttTCTGTCTTGACGGCGCTTCGTAAATCCTTCCGGAATTCCGGAGCGTGTGGGTACTTTTTTCCCAGCTGTGAACGCTCCCGACGTATATTAGCATTCGTGGCGCGAAGATGTCCCAAGTTCTCTGTtactttctttttcactttCTCGGCATCCAAATGGAAACAATTTTCGTTTGTTCCTACCTTTTCCTTTTCGCCGAAATGCTTGCTCTCTCTGTCTTCCGGCGCACGTTAGCAATGTTTTCCGGCGGTTATAGTGCTCCAGGGTCCTGCTGTCGACAATACCAGCGTGTAAGCGTAGGGTAGCTAGTGGTTGCTAGCTGAATCGATGCATCATATATTCGTCTGTAGGGGGAGGGAAGGTCGTTAAAAGAGCTTATGACGCATTGTTGTTGGATGCTGGTGGAACCCTTCTTCAATTGGCAAGGCCCGTGGAAGAAACTTACGCAGCAATCGGCAGAAAACACGGTACGTTCTGAGATTTTGTAGTTTGTATGTAGCTCTTGCTTTTGATTCATGTAAGTAGTATACATACATGACTAAAAAATTCAGATGTGGATTTTACGATTCAGAATTGTGTAAATGAGGTTGGGAATTCTGTTCTGATGCATCTGGAACCAACCGCTGGCTTTAATTTGAATTTGTAGCTTTAATCTCTTTTCTGTAGTTGTACATAAAATGCAAAATTGTAACCAAACAGTGATTGTTATGTGcgtttcctttcttgtatgttcatttttttttttttttctgctgtTATTTGTAagattcttctttttcttgtgtttttgttgTCTTCATTGTCTCTCTTTGGCACCGgatttgatatatgtatatcatCATTTTCATGAATTCAACAGGTTTGAATGTAACACCAGCTGAAATAAAGCAAGGGTTTAAACGAGCTTTTGCTGCTTCATGGCCTGAAAAACTTCGCTACCAGGTCAGTCcattttgtttgtgtttgttGGTCCTTGCTCCTGTGCATACAGAAACTGACTCTTTTGAGTGATTTCAACAGGCAACCTGTGTTGTCTTTTTTCCCGTTAAGTTTTTGCTCTAAACATAACTTTTCTACAGCACCTCTTCTTGGCAAAATAACTGGCAAGCTATAATTCATGTAACCAGTCTTACATAGTAGGTTTAaagcttgatatgttattgCTTTTCTAAACATACTTTTCTGAGGATAAGAAAAAGTCTAAACAGAATTTGTCTTGCCTTATTGTCTCCTAACATTTTTAGCagcaaatttttcaaaacatctaTCTGGGACCACACAAAAGGTAGAAGAAATGCGTAGATATGACAGGATCACATTAAGGAGGGGCCTCAAAGTCTTATGGTTACCTTGCTTAACCATCCATAACATTCATGAGCAAATATAATATCCCTaagcttttttttctttttcttttttttcagtGAGTAATTCTTTGTCTGTTAGACC
It contains:
- the LOC127797866 gene encoding probable hexosyltransferase MUCI70 isoform X1, with the protein product MALHRHCSELSPEKRGIIGAVFKSLDRSKYGLRVIRRGTRIGRISMRRFLFWMFSVAVLFSIYMAVFGFNMQFHGKVDHGISLLRDAREEFLGSHASEQPKRKPHSPRFQPCEVGFLDSVNNLVEPKEYANFTEFSIGYIDREKKPFQNDQFKLRFGGHQTLEEREKSFYARNQTIHCGFVKGPEGYESTGFDLDEKDKSYMHTCSVAVSSCIFGSSDFLRRPASKLVSEYSKKNVCFVMFVDKQTLLKLSADGNVPDDRGNIGLWRIVVVKNLPYKDMRKTGKVPKFLSHRLFPYSRYSIWLDSKMRLLTDPMLIIEYFLWRTRSEYAISNHYTRHCVWEEVLQNKRLNKYNHTAIDEQFVFYQSDGLTKFDTSDPNMPLPSYVPEGSFIVRAHTPMSNLFSCLWFNEVDRFTSRDQLSFAYTFLKLKRMNPDKPFFLNMFKQSSIFEVLHPFGGGLGCFIAELSKSGRYCFNIGIK
- the LOC127797866 gene encoding probable hexosyltransferase MUCI70 isoform X2: MALHRHCSELSPEKRGIIGAVFKSLDRSKYGLRVIRRGTRIGRISMRRFLFWMFSVAVLFSIYMAVFGFNMQFHGKVDHGISLLRDAREEFLGSHASEQPKRKPHSPRFQPCEVGFLDSVNNLVEPKEYANFTEFSIGYIDREKKPFQNDQFKLRFGGHQTLEEREKSFYARNQTIHCGFVKGPEGYESTGFDLDEKDKSYMHTCSVAVSSCIFGSSDFLRRPASKLVSEYSKKNVCFVMFVDKQTLLKLSADGNVPDDRGNIGLWRIVVVKNLPYKDMRKTGKVPKFLSHRLFPYSRYSIWLDSKMRLLTDPMLIIEYFLWRTRSEYAISNHYTRHCVWEEVLQNKRLNKYNHTAIDEQFVFYQSDGLTKFDTSDPNMPLPSYVPEGSFIVRAHTPMSNLFSCLWFNEVDRFTSRDQLSFAYTFLKLKRMNPDKPFFLNMFKDCERRAMAKLFSHRIVFTPPAS
- the LOC127797866 gene encoding probable hexosyltransferase MUCI70 isoform X3 produces the protein MAQNKEKVNYINHLSRCFSLLAVYFSQGLLAVLRKVDHGISLLRDAREEFLGSHASEQPKRKPHSPRFQPCEVGFLDSVNNLVEPKEYANFTEFSIGYIDREKKPFQNDQFKLRFGGHQTLEEREKSFYARNQTIHCGFVKGPEGYESTGFDLDEKDKSYMHTCSVAVSSCIFGSSDFLRRPASKLVSEYSKKNVCFVMFVDKQTLLKLSADGNVPDDRGNIGLWRIVVVKNLPYKDMRKTGKVPKFLSHRLFPYSRYSIWLDSKMRLLTDPMLIIEYFLWRTRSEYAISNHYTRHCVWEEVLQNKRLNKYNHTAIDEQFVFYQSDGLTKFDTSDPNMPLPSYVPEGSFIVRAHTPMSNLFSCLWFNEVDRFTSRDQLSFAYTFLKLKRMNPDKPFFLNMFKQSSIFEVLHPFGGGLGCFIAELSKSGRYCFNIGIK